In a genomic window of Pangasianodon hypophthalmus isolate fPanHyp1 chromosome 1, fPanHyp1.pri, whole genome shotgun sequence:
- the phf20l1 gene encoding PHD finger protein 20-like protein 1 isoform X4, translated as MSKKPPNRPGITFEVGARVEAQDYLQKWYPSRIEKIDYDEGKMLVHFDRWSHRYDEWILWDSNRLRPLERPTLRKEGLKEEEDMTLQELKDGEEVLARWTDCRYYPAKIESVNKEGTYTVQFYDGVIRCVKRIHIKSMPEDAKGQQDWIALVKAATAAAKSKGGCRPRTSANSNKDREDRTELRLDDLNDEDNNADSDRLGSSDEEDCKPSSEELEMAKRKRRSSRQASFSNVKRARLNKSAGCAKNESDCREDLPMASQSGPAAETCPGEEPLQSALTQRHPASLPNTPPGPSRSCRLKHDSGESTISSLSTSTAAESKPSPSSIHTLSDAHTATSNSPQRRRRSQRLATSLDPTCPPSPPSRDSNPTTPQTDSSQRTDADNSCLVKAEPSLSKPVTGTPPSSVPSPGAAQSAVTEKEGMNDMLLVSHTLVAERLPSVAATGPKTASRTHKPNKHAREPIINTKRSDDPMSPNESLVDLDHNKFKCQIPGCSKAFRKAKLLDYHLKYYHNNDKELESEVCSPERGGRTRATSTSVPTSSLVEIPDGKRRRTVSTSSSLSSQGHMLQLDCAGSCLKPPKFCRKKHSSASVSSDSTEVSLPPLPREKSFENFNDKILKRVTEKDKHLDQGLCMKPERKFKIEEKCQLMGKKRDKERRDRKEKDPFKLKQKKKKKKKKKSKQYCYSDMEDVSMSYLERSAFLLHRSSSSSFAKHSAFQFPRAILSVDLTGENLSDIDFLEDSTTESLLFSGDEYNQDLDSLTMEDFQDEEDESANEIVRCICEMDEENGFMIQCEECMCWQHSVCMGLLEDSIPDQYICYICRDPPGQRWSAKYRHDKDWLYKGHMYGLSLLTENYSHQNAKKIVSTHQLLADVYSVKKVLHGLQLKMDILQNKHNPSLQLWARSWVNSDEDQPMGGVPDCIMFQQRVNQNLNPETYITSEHSYQKPSGMGHQHKHEQGFQTASQTLSFIPKEEEVSSAISLSGCVNESSSGQVEPARNCLQWQMNLLAHIEDVQNQVAGRMDLIEKELDVLESWLDFTGELEPPDPLARLPQLKWRMKQLLMDLGKVQQMSTLCSV; from the exons ATGAGTAAGAAACCCCCTAACAGGCCTGGAATTACTTTTGAAGTTGGAGCCAGAGTGGAAGCTCAAGACTATTTACAAAAATG GTACCCTTCACGTATAGAGAAGATTGACTACGATGAAGGGAAAATGCTTGTCCATTTTGACCGCTGGAGCCACCGATATGATGAATGGATTTTATGGGACAGCAACAGGCTACGTCCACTAGAGCGACCCACACTACGTAAAGAGGGGCTGAAAGAAGAGGAAGACATGACT TTACAGGAATTGAAAGATGGTGAAGAAGTTCTTGCCCGATGGACAGATTGCCGCTACTATCCTGCCAAGATTGAAAGTGTCAACAAAGAGG GAACCTACACAGTCCAGTTTTATGATGGAGTGATTCGCTGTGTGAAAAGAATCCATATAAAATCCATGCCAGAGGATGCCAAAGGACAA CAGGATTGGATTGCCCTCGTGAAGGCAGCCACAGCTGCAGCCAAGAGTAAAGGGGGCTGTAGGCCTCGCACCAGTGCCAACAGcaacaaagacagagaggacAGAACAGAGCTCAGGCTTGATGATCTCAATGATGAGGATAACAACGCTGACTCTGACAGACTTG GCTCTTCTGATGAGGAAGACTGTAAGCCTTCTTCTGAGGAGCTTGAGATggctaaaagaaaaagaagaagcagcagaCAAGCTAGTTTCAGCAATGTGAAAAGAGCTCGCCTCAACAAATCAGCAG GATGTGCCAAAAATGAGAGTGACTGCAGAGAAGATCTTCCCATGGCATCACAG AGTGGTCCAGCAGCTGAAACTTGCCCTGGTGAGGAGCCATTGCAGTCTGCCTTAACCCAACGGCATCCTGCATCTCTCCCCAACACACCACCAGGACCCTCTCGCTCCTGTAGACTAAAGCATGATTCTGGAGAGTCAACCATTAGCAGCTTGAGCACAAGTACAGCAGCAGAGTCTAAACCCTCACCCAGCTCCATTCACACCCTCTCAGATGCACACACAG CCACTTCAAACTCTCCTCAGAGGCGCAGAAGATCTCAGCGTCTCGCGACTTCCTTAGACCCAACCTGCCCACCCTCACCACCCAGCCGGGATTCCAACCCCACCACACCACAGACTGACAGCAGTCAGAGAACAG ATGCTGACAATAGTTGCTTGGTGAAAGCTGAACCCTCTTTAAGCAAACCAGTCACTGGTACTCCTCCGTCCTCTGTTCCTTCACCTGGAGCTGCTCAGTCTGCAGTCACTGAgaaggaaggaatgaatgacATGTTGCTCGTCAGTCATACATTAGTGGCAGAGAGATTGCCATCTGTAGCAG CTACTGGTCCAAAAACTGCTTCCAGGACCCATAAACCCAACAAACATGCCAGAGAGCCCA TAATAAATACCAAGCGATCTGATGACCCCATGTCTCCTAATGAGTCTCTGGTTGACCTGGACCATAATAAGTTCAAGTGTCAAATTCCAGGCTGCTCTAAAGCTTTTCGGAAAGCCAAGCTGCTGGATTACCATCTGAAGTATTACCATAATAATGATAAAGAGCTGGAGAGTGAAGTATGTTCACCTGAAAGAGGAGGTCGCACCAGGGCCACATCTACTTCTGTACCCACCAGCAGCCTAGTGGAGATACCAGACGGCAAGAGACGCAGGACAGTCTCCACCTCCTCTT CTCTGTCTTCTCAGGGCCATATGTTACAGCTGGACTGTGCTGGCTCTTGTCTGAAGCCCCCAAAGTTCTGTAGGAAGAAGCATTCGTCTGCCTCTGTCAGCTCAGACAGCACTGAAGTCTCACTGCCCCCTCTACCCAGAGAAAAGTCTTTTGAGAACTTTAATGACAAGATCCTCAAAAGGGTCACTGAGAAGGACAAACACCTGGATCAAG GACTATGTATGAAGCCTGAAAGGAAATTCAAAATTGAAGAGAAATGCCAGCTCATGG GGAAAAAGAGGGATAAAGAACGCAgagatagaaaagaaaaagacccTTTCAAACtcaaacagaagaaaaagaaaaagaagaagaagaaatccaAGCAGTACT GTTACTCTGATATGGAAGATGTCTCCATGTCCTACTTGGAGAGATCAGCATTTCTACTTCATCGCTCTTCCTCTAGCTCCTTTGCTAAACACTCAGCCTTCCAGTTTCCTCGTGCCATACTGTCAGTCGATCTCACAGGAGAGA ACCTATCAGACATTGACTTCTTAGAGGACTCCACCACAGAGTCTCTGCTGTTTAGTGGTGATGAATACAACCAGGATCTGGACTCTCTTACAATGGAGGATTTccaggatgaggaggatgaatCTGCTAATGAGATTGTCCGTTGCATCTGTGAAATGGATGAAGAGAATGGCTTCATGATTCAG TGTGAAGAGTGTATGTGCTGGCAAcatagtgtgtgtatgggactgCTTGAAGACAGTATACCTGACCAGTATATTTGCTACATCTGTAGAGACCCACCAG GACAGAGGTGGAGTGCCAAATATCGTCATGATAAAGACTGGCTATATAAGGGCCACATGTATGGCTTATCTTTACTGACGGAGAACTACTCGCATCAGAACGCTAAGAAGATTGTATCTACCCATCAGTTACTGGCtgatgtgtacagtgttaaaaaGGTGCTTCATGGCCTACAGCTCAAGATGGACATCTTACA GAATAAACACAATCCCAGTTTACAATTGTGGGCTCGTTCTTGGGTGAACTCAGACGAGGACCAGCCTATGGGAGGAGTTCCAGACTGCATCATGTTTCAGCAGCGTGTCAACCAGAACTTAAATCCTGAGACCTATATCACCAGTGAACACAGCTACCAAAAGCCTTCTGGCATGGGCCACCAACACAAACATGAGCAGGGCTTCCAGACTGCCTCTCAGACACTATCATTTATACCAAAGGAGGAGGAG GTGAGCAGTGCCATCTCATTGTCTGGCTGTGTGAATGAGAGCAGCTCGGGGCAAGTGGAGCCagccaggaactgcctgcaatGGCAGATGAACCTCCTCGCACACATTGAAGATGTTCAGAACCAGGTGGCTGGCCGCATGGATCTCATCGAGAAAGAGCTAGATG TGTTGGAGAGCTGGTTGGATTTCACAGGAGAATTGGAGCCTCCCGATCCTCTGGCCAGACTGCCTCAGCTTAAATGGCGAATGAAACAGCTGCTGATGGACTTGGGGAAAGTGCAACAGATGAGCACACTGTGCTCTGTGTGA
- the phf20l1 gene encoding PHD finger protein 20-like protein 1 isoform X3, with amino-acid sequence MSKKPPNRPGITFEVGARVEAQDYLQKWYPSRIEKIDYDEGKMLVHFDRWSHRYDEWILWDSNRLRPLERPTLRKEGLKEEEDMTERLGEMRTSRLRELPGCTENTEDQKDLPQQRQLQELKDGEEVLARWTDCRYYPAKIESVNKEGTYTVQFYDGVIRCVKRIHIKSMPEDAKGQQDWIALVKAATAAAKSKGGCRPRTSANSNKDREDRTELRLDDLNDEDNNADSDRLGSSDEEDCKPSSEELEMAKRKRRSSRQASFSNVKRARLNKSAGCAKNESDCREDLPMASQSGPAAETCPGEEPLQSALTQRHPASLPNTPPGPSRSCRLKHDSGESTISSLSTSTAAESKPSPSSIHTLSDAHTATSNSPQRRRRSQRLATSLDPTCPPSPPSRDSNPTTPQTDSSQRTDADNSCLVKAEPSLSKPVTGTPPSSVPSPGAAQSAVTEKEGMNDMLLVSHTLVAERLPSVAATGPKTASRTHKPNKHAREPIINTKRSDDPMSPNESLVDLDHNKFKCQIPGCSKAFRKAKLLDYHLKYYHNNDKELESEVCSPERGGRTRATSTSVPTSSLVEIPDGKRRRTVSTSSSLSSQGHMLQLDCAGSCLKPPKFCRKKHSSASVSSDSTEVSLPPLPREKSFENFNDKILKRVTEKDKHLDQGLCMKPERKFKIEEKCQLMGKKRDKERRDRKEKDPFKLKQKKKKKKKKKSKQYCYSDMEDVSMSYLERSAFLLHRSSSSSFAKHSAFQFPRAILSVDLTGENLSDIDFLEDSTTESLLFSGDEYNQDLDSLTMEDFQDEEDESANEIVRCICEMDEENGFMIQCEECMCWQHSVCMGLLEDSIPDQYICYICRDPPGQRWSAKYRHDKDWLYKGHMYGLSLLTENYSHQNAKKIVSTHQLLADVYSVKKVLHGLQLKMDILQNKHNPSLQLWARSWVNSDEDQPMGGVPDCIMFQQRVNQNLNPETYITSEHSYQKPSGMGHQHKHEQGFQTASQTLSFIPKEEEVSSAISLSGCVNESSSGQVEPARNCLQWQMNLLAHIEDVQNQVAGRMDLIEKELDVLESWLDFTGELEPPDPLARLPQLKWRMKQLLMDLGKVQQMSTLCSV; translated from the exons ATGAGTAAGAAACCCCCTAACAGGCCTGGAATTACTTTTGAAGTTGGAGCCAGAGTGGAAGCTCAAGACTATTTACAAAAATG GTACCCTTCACGTATAGAGAAGATTGACTACGATGAAGGGAAAATGCTTGTCCATTTTGACCGCTGGAGCCACCGATATGATGAATGGATTTTATGGGACAGCAACAGGCTACGTCCACTAGAGCGACCCACACTACGTAAAGAGGGGCTGAAAGAAGAGGAAGACATGACT GAGAGACTCGGTGAGATGAGAACATCTCGCCTGCGTGAGCTTCCTGGATgtacagagaacacagaggacCAAAAAGACTTGCCACAACAGAGACAA TTACAGGAATTGAAAGATGGTGAAGAAGTTCTTGCCCGATGGACAGATTGCCGCTACTATCCTGCCAAGATTGAAAGTGTCAACAAAGAGG GAACCTACACAGTCCAGTTTTATGATGGAGTGATTCGCTGTGTGAAAAGAATCCATATAAAATCCATGCCAGAGGATGCCAAAGGACAA CAGGATTGGATTGCCCTCGTGAAGGCAGCCACAGCTGCAGCCAAGAGTAAAGGGGGCTGTAGGCCTCGCACCAGTGCCAACAGcaacaaagacagagaggacAGAACAGAGCTCAGGCTTGATGATCTCAATGATGAGGATAACAACGCTGACTCTGACAGACTTG GCTCTTCTGATGAGGAAGACTGTAAGCCTTCTTCTGAGGAGCTTGAGATggctaaaagaaaaagaagaagcagcagaCAAGCTAGTTTCAGCAATGTGAAAAGAGCTCGCCTCAACAAATCAGCAG GATGTGCCAAAAATGAGAGTGACTGCAGAGAAGATCTTCCCATGGCATCACAG AGTGGTCCAGCAGCTGAAACTTGCCCTGGTGAGGAGCCATTGCAGTCTGCCTTAACCCAACGGCATCCTGCATCTCTCCCCAACACACCACCAGGACCCTCTCGCTCCTGTAGACTAAAGCATGATTCTGGAGAGTCAACCATTAGCAGCTTGAGCACAAGTACAGCAGCAGAGTCTAAACCCTCACCCAGCTCCATTCACACCCTCTCAGATGCACACACAG CCACTTCAAACTCTCCTCAGAGGCGCAGAAGATCTCAGCGTCTCGCGACTTCCTTAGACCCAACCTGCCCACCCTCACCACCCAGCCGGGATTCCAACCCCACCACACCACAGACTGACAGCAGTCAGAGAACAG ATGCTGACAATAGTTGCTTGGTGAAAGCTGAACCCTCTTTAAGCAAACCAGTCACTGGTACTCCTCCGTCCTCTGTTCCTTCACCTGGAGCTGCTCAGTCTGCAGTCACTGAgaaggaaggaatgaatgacATGTTGCTCGTCAGTCATACATTAGTGGCAGAGAGATTGCCATCTGTAGCAG CTACTGGTCCAAAAACTGCTTCCAGGACCCATAAACCCAACAAACATGCCAGAGAGCCCA TAATAAATACCAAGCGATCTGATGACCCCATGTCTCCTAATGAGTCTCTGGTTGACCTGGACCATAATAAGTTCAAGTGTCAAATTCCAGGCTGCTCTAAAGCTTTTCGGAAAGCCAAGCTGCTGGATTACCATCTGAAGTATTACCATAATAATGATAAAGAGCTGGAGAGTGAAGTATGTTCACCTGAAAGAGGAGGTCGCACCAGGGCCACATCTACTTCTGTACCCACCAGCAGCCTAGTGGAGATACCAGACGGCAAGAGACGCAGGACAGTCTCCACCTCCTCTT CTCTGTCTTCTCAGGGCCATATGTTACAGCTGGACTGTGCTGGCTCTTGTCTGAAGCCCCCAAAGTTCTGTAGGAAGAAGCATTCGTCTGCCTCTGTCAGCTCAGACAGCACTGAAGTCTCACTGCCCCCTCTACCCAGAGAAAAGTCTTTTGAGAACTTTAATGACAAGATCCTCAAAAGGGTCACTGAGAAGGACAAACACCTGGATCAAG GACTATGTATGAAGCCTGAAAGGAAATTCAAAATTGAAGAGAAATGCCAGCTCATGG GGAAAAAGAGGGATAAAGAACGCAgagatagaaaagaaaaagacccTTTCAAACtcaaacagaagaaaaagaaaaagaagaagaagaaatccaAGCAGTACT GTTACTCTGATATGGAAGATGTCTCCATGTCCTACTTGGAGAGATCAGCATTTCTACTTCATCGCTCTTCCTCTAGCTCCTTTGCTAAACACTCAGCCTTCCAGTTTCCTCGTGCCATACTGTCAGTCGATCTCACAGGAGAGA ACCTATCAGACATTGACTTCTTAGAGGACTCCACCACAGAGTCTCTGCTGTTTAGTGGTGATGAATACAACCAGGATCTGGACTCTCTTACAATGGAGGATTTccaggatgaggaggatgaatCTGCTAATGAGATTGTCCGTTGCATCTGTGAAATGGATGAAGAGAATGGCTTCATGATTCAG TGTGAAGAGTGTATGTGCTGGCAAcatagtgtgtgtatgggactgCTTGAAGACAGTATACCTGACCAGTATATTTGCTACATCTGTAGAGACCCACCAG GACAGAGGTGGAGTGCCAAATATCGTCATGATAAAGACTGGCTATATAAGGGCCACATGTATGGCTTATCTTTACTGACGGAGAACTACTCGCATCAGAACGCTAAGAAGATTGTATCTACCCATCAGTTACTGGCtgatgtgtacagtgttaaaaaGGTGCTTCATGGCCTACAGCTCAAGATGGACATCTTACA GAATAAACACAATCCCAGTTTACAATTGTGGGCTCGTTCTTGGGTGAACTCAGACGAGGACCAGCCTATGGGAGGAGTTCCAGACTGCATCATGTTTCAGCAGCGTGTCAACCAGAACTTAAATCCTGAGACCTATATCACCAGTGAACACAGCTACCAAAAGCCTTCTGGCATGGGCCACCAACACAAACATGAGCAGGGCTTCCAGACTGCCTCTCAGACACTATCATTTATACCAAAGGAGGAGGAG GTGAGCAGTGCCATCTCATTGTCTGGCTGTGTGAATGAGAGCAGCTCGGGGCAAGTGGAGCCagccaggaactgcctgcaatGGCAGATGAACCTCCTCGCACACATTGAAGATGTTCAGAACCAGGTGGCTGGCCGCATGGATCTCATCGAGAAAGAGCTAGATG TGTTGGAGAGCTGGTTGGATTTCACAGGAGAATTGGAGCCTCCCGATCCTCTGGCCAGACTGCCTCAGCTTAAATGGCGAATGAAACAGCTGCTGATGGACTTGGGGAAAGTGCAACAGATGAGCACACTGTGCTCTGTGTGA
- the phf20l1 gene encoding PHD finger protein 20-like protein 1 isoform X2, with product MSKKPPNRPGITFEVGARVEAQDYLQKWYPSRIEKIDYDEGKMLVHFDRWSHRYDEWILWDSNRLRPLERPTLRKEGLKEEEDMTVCLHKERLGEMRTSRLRELPGCTENTEDQKDLPQQRQLQELKDGEEVLARWTDCRYYPAKIESVNKEGTYTVQFYDGVIRCVKRIHIKSMPEDAKGQDWIALVKAATAAAKSKGGCRPRTSANSNKDREDRTELRLDDLNDEDNNADSDRLGSSDEEDCKPSSEELEMAKRKRRSSRQASFSNVKRARLNKSAGCAKNESDCREDLPMASQSGPAAETCPGEEPLQSALTQRHPASLPNTPPGPSRSCRLKHDSGESTISSLSTSTAAESKPSPSSIHTLSDAHTATSNSPQRRRRSQRLATSLDPTCPPSPPSRDSNPTTPQTDSSQRTDADNSCLVKAEPSLSKPVTGTPPSSVPSPGAAQSAVTEKEGMNDMLLVSHTLVAERLPSVAATGPKTASRTHKPNKHAREPIINTKRSDDPMSPNESLVDLDHNKFKCQIPGCSKAFRKAKLLDYHLKYYHNNDKELESEVCSPERGGRTRATSTSVPTSSLVEIPDGKRRRTVSTSSSLSSQGHMLQLDCAGSCLKPPKFCRKKHSSASVSSDSTEVSLPPLPREKSFENFNDKILKRVTEKDKHLDQGLCMKPERKFKIEEKCQLMGKKRDKERRDRKEKDPFKLKQKKKKKKKKKSKQYCYSDMEDVSMSYLERSAFLLHRSSSSSFAKHSAFQFPRAILSVDLTGENLSDIDFLEDSTTESLLFSGDEYNQDLDSLTMEDFQDEEDESANEIVRCICEMDEENGFMIQCEECMCWQHSVCMGLLEDSIPDQYICYICRDPPGQRWSAKYRHDKDWLYKGHMYGLSLLTENYSHQNAKKIVSTHQLLADVYSVKKVLHGLQLKMDILQNKHNPSLQLWARSWVNSDEDQPMGGVPDCIMFQQRVNQNLNPETYITSEHSYQKPSGMGHQHKHEQGFQTASQTLSFIPKEEEVSSAISLSGCVNESSSGQVEPARNCLQWQMNLLAHIEDVQNQVAGRMDLIEKELDVLESWLDFTGELEPPDPLARLPQLKWRMKQLLMDLGKVQQMSTLCSV from the exons ATGAGTAAGAAACCCCCTAACAGGCCTGGAATTACTTTTGAAGTTGGAGCCAGAGTGGAAGCTCAAGACTATTTACAAAAATG GTACCCTTCACGTATAGAGAAGATTGACTACGATGAAGGGAAAATGCTTGTCCATTTTGACCGCTGGAGCCACCGATATGATGAATGGATTTTATGGGACAGCAACAGGCTACGTCCACTAGAGCGACCCACACTACGTAAAGAGGGGCTGAAAGAAGAGGAAGACATGACTGTATGTCTTCATAAA GAGAGACTCGGTGAGATGAGAACATCTCGCCTGCGTGAGCTTCCTGGATgtacagagaacacagaggacCAAAAAGACTTGCCACAACAGAGACAA TTACAGGAATTGAAAGATGGTGAAGAAGTTCTTGCCCGATGGACAGATTGCCGCTACTATCCTGCCAAGATTGAAAGTGTCAACAAAGAGG GAACCTACACAGTCCAGTTTTATGATGGAGTGATTCGCTGTGTGAAAAGAATCCATATAAAATCCATGCCAGAGGATGCCAAAGGACAA GATTGGATTGCCCTCGTGAAGGCAGCCACAGCTGCAGCCAAGAGTAAAGGGGGCTGTAGGCCTCGCACCAGTGCCAACAGcaacaaagacagagaggacAGAACAGAGCTCAGGCTTGATGATCTCAATGATGAGGATAACAACGCTGACTCTGACAGACTTG GCTCTTCTGATGAGGAAGACTGTAAGCCTTCTTCTGAGGAGCTTGAGATggctaaaagaaaaagaagaagcagcagaCAAGCTAGTTTCAGCAATGTGAAAAGAGCTCGCCTCAACAAATCAGCAG GATGTGCCAAAAATGAGAGTGACTGCAGAGAAGATCTTCCCATGGCATCACAG AGTGGTCCAGCAGCTGAAACTTGCCCTGGTGAGGAGCCATTGCAGTCTGCCTTAACCCAACGGCATCCTGCATCTCTCCCCAACACACCACCAGGACCCTCTCGCTCCTGTAGACTAAAGCATGATTCTGGAGAGTCAACCATTAGCAGCTTGAGCACAAGTACAGCAGCAGAGTCTAAACCCTCACCCAGCTCCATTCACACCCTCTCAGATGCACACACAG CCACTTCAAACTCTCCTCAGAGGCGCAGAAGATCTCAGCGTCTCGCGACTTCCTTAGACCCAACCTGCCCACCCTCACCACCCAGCCGGGATTCCAACCCCACCACACCACAGACTGACAGCAGTCAGAGAACAG ATGCTGACAATAGTTGCTTGGTGAAAGCTGAACCCTCTTTAAGCAAACCAGTCACTGGTACTCCTCCGTCCTCTGTTCCTTCACCTGGAGCTGCTCAGTCTGCAGTCACTGAgaaggaaggaatgaatgacATGTTGCTCGTCAGTCATACATTAGTGGCAGAGAGATTGCCATCTGTAGCAG CTACTGGTCCAAAAACTGCTTCCAGGACCCATAAACCCAACAAACATGCCAGAGAGCCCA TAATAAATACCAAGCGATCTGATGACCCCATGTCTCCTAATGAGTCTCTGGTTGACCTGGACCATAATAAGTTCAAGTGTCAAATTCCAGGCTGCTCTAAAGCTTTTCGGAAAGCCAAGCTGCTGGATTACCATCTGAAGTATTACCATAATAATGATAAAGAGCTGGAGAGTGAAGTATGTTCACCTGAAAGAGGAGGTCGCACCAGGGCCACATCTACTTCTGTACCCACCAGCAGCCTAGTGGAGATACCAGACGGCAAGAGACGCAGGACAGTCTCCACCTCCTCTT CTCTGTCTTCTCAGGGCCATATGTTACAGCTGGACTGTGCTGGCTCTTGTCTGAAGCCCCCAAAGTTCTGTAGGAAGAAGCATTCGTCTGCCTCTGTCAGCTCAGACAGCACTGAAGTCTCACTGCCCCCTCTACCCAGAGAAAAGTCTTTTGAGAACTTTAATGACAAGATCCTCAAAAGGGTCACTGAGAAGGACAAACACCTGGATCAAG GACTATGTATGAAGCCTGAAAGGAAATTCAAAATTGAAGAGAAATGCCAGCTCATGG GGAAAAAGAGGGATAAAGAACGCAgagatagaaaagaaaaagacccTTTCAAACtcaaacagaagaaaaagaaaaagaagaagaagaaatccaAGCAGTACT GTTACTCTGATATGGAAGATGTCTCCATGTCCTACTTGGAGAGATCAGCATTTCTACTTCATCGCTCTTCCTCTAGCTCCTTTGCTAAACACTCAGCCTTCCAGTTTCCTCGTGCCATACTGTCAGTCGATCTCACAGGAGAGA ACCTATCAGACATTGACTTCTTAGAGGACTCCACCACAGAGTCTCTGCTGTTTAGTGGTGATGAATACAACCAGGATCTGGACTCTCTTACAATGGAGGATTTccaggatgaggaggatgaatCTGCTAATGAGATTGTCCGTTGCATCTGTGAAATGGATGAAGAGAATGGCTTCATGATTCAG TGTGAAGAGTGTATGTGCTGGCAAcatagtgtgtgtatgggactgCTTGAAGACAGTATACCTGACCAGTATATTTGCTACATCTGTAGAGACCCACCAG GACAGAGGTGGAGTGCCAAATATCGTCATGATAAAGACTGGCTATATAAGGGCCACATGTATGGCTTATCTTTACTGACGGAGAACTACTCGCATCAGAACGCTAAGAAGATTGTATCTACCCATCAGTTACTGGCtgatgtgtacagtgttaaaaaGGTGCTTCATGGCCTACAGCTCAAGATGGACATCTTACA GAATAAACACAATCCCAGTTTACAATTGTGGGCTCGTTCTTGGGTGAACTCAGACGAGGACCAGCCTATGGGAGGAGTTCCAGACTGCATCATGTTTCAGCAGCGTGTCAACCAGAACTTAAATCCTGAGACCTATATCACCAGTGAACACAGCTACCAAAAGCCTTCTGGCATGGGCCACCAACACAAACATGAGCAGGGCTTCCAGACTGCCTCTCAGACACTATCATTTATACCAAAGGAGGAGGAG GTGAGCAGTGCCATCTCATTGTCTGGCTGTGTGAATGAGAGCAGCTCGGGGCAAGTGGAGCCagccaggaactgcctgcaatGGCAGATGAACCTCCTCGCACACATTGAAGATGTTCAGAACCAGGTGGCTGGCCGCATGGATCTCATCGAGAAAGAGCTAGATG TGTTGGAGAGCTGGTTGGATTTCACAGGAGAATTGGAGCCTCCCGATCCTCTGGCCAGACTGCCTCAGCTTAAATGGCGAATGAAACAGCTGCTGATGGACTTGGGGAAAGTGCAACAGATGAGCACACTGTGCTCTGTGTGA